A genomic window from Bacillus sp. BGMRC 2118 includes:
- a CDS encoding genetic competence negative regulator, with the protein MRLERLTYNKIKIFLTFDDLLERGLTKEDLWQDAPKVQQLFQDMMEEASSELGFEVDGPLAVEVYSLQAQGMVVIVTKEGVHLEDDDDFLDEYIEMQVTVDESLDIFYEFSSFEDVISLSKQMNTLEIEGGSLYFYQGRYYLLFQDSDITGRTIEDVIPILAEFGNSATVTIYRVAEYGKEIMSENAVKQICMHFIKNQ; encoded by the coding sequence ATGCGCTTAGAACGTTTAACCTACAATAAAATTAAAATATTCCTCACATTTGATGACCTTTTGGAACGAGGATTGACGAAGGAAGATTTATGGCAGGATGCTCCAAAGGTTCAACAATTGTTTCAAGACATGATGGAAGAAGCAAGTAGTGAGCTTGGTTTCGAAGTAGATGGACCACTAGCAGTGGAAGTATACTCGTTGCAAGCCCAAGGAATGGTTGTGATTGTTACAAAAGAAGGAGTACATCTTGAGGATGATGACGACTTCTTAGATGAATATATTGAAATGCAAGTGACTGTTGATGAAAGCCTTGATATCTTTTATGAATTTAGCTCCTTTGAAGACGTAATATCTTTAAGTAAGCAAATGAATACATTAGAAATAGAAGGTGGATCATTATACTTTTATCAAGGTCGTTATTATTTGTTATTTCAAGATAGTGATATAACAGGTCGAACAATTGAAGATGTCATACCTATTTTAGCTGAATTCGGAAACTCTGCAACGGTTACGATTTATCGAGTAGCTGAATATGGTAAGGAAATAATGAGTGAAAACGCAGTTAAACAAATCTGCATGCATTTTATAAAAAATCAATAA
- a CDS encoding MerR family transcriptional regulator, with protein MSEPQGKYNIKAVSQMLGIQAGTLRAWERRYHVIAPVRNEAGHRLYTEEHVKLLKWLSQKINKGFTISQAINLLENSGLITETTNHSESEGHFDDELADKLLDALMHFDENSAHEHLNQAFSIYSIDKVVIDILGAVLVRTGDLWEKRKITSAHEHFASSFLRSRIGNIMHSLPTNSYLPKAVAVCGPNELHEFGLLIFTLYLRRKGYEVVYLGGSIAPEDVNIVLKEVNPKFLFLACTLSINLPETLALVERLTNEFPQVEIGVGGNAIQFITQTQREVYQRHILGNTTLEWDSWLESRL; from the coding sequence ATGTCAGAACCACAAGGGAAATATAATATTAAAGCAGTATCACAAATGCTGGGGATTCAAGCAGGTACATTACGTGCATGGGAAAGAAGATACCATGTTATTGCACCTGTTCGAAATGAAGCGGGACATCGTTTATACACAGAAGAGCATGTTAAATTATTGAAGTGGCTTTCTCAAAAAATTAACAAAGGGTTTACTATTAGCCAAGCTATAAATTTATTAGAGAATAGTGGGCTGATTACGGAAACTACAAATCATAGTGAGTCAGAGGGCCATTTTGATGATGAACTCGCAGACAAGCTATTAGATGCCCTTATGCATTTTGATGAGAACAGTGCACATGAGCATTTAAATCAAGCATTCAGTATATATTCAATTGATAAGGTAGTTATAGATATATTGGGGGCAGTCTTAGTTCGAACAGGAGATTTATGGGAGAAAAGGAAAATCACAAGTGCACATGAGCATTTTGCATCTTCCTTCTTGAGGTCGAGAATCGGTAATATCATGCATTCATTGCCTACAAATTCATACTTACCAAAAGCTGTAGCAGTTTGTGGACCAAATGAGTTACATGAATTCGGGTTATTAATCTTCACCTTGTATCTTCGTAGAAAAGGATATGAAGTAGTCTACCTGGGGGGGAGTATTGCACCAGAGGATGTCAATATTGTGTTAAAAGAGGTTAACCCTAAGTTCCTTTTCTTAGCTTGTACACTTAGTATAAATCTACCTGAAACATTAGCACTTGTAGAACGGTTAACTAACGAATTCCCTCAAGTTGAAATTGGTGTGGGAGGAAATGCAATTCAATTTATCACACAAACTCAAAGGGAAGTGTATCAACGACATATTCTTGGCAATACAACACTTGAATGGGATTCTTGGCTTGAATCGAGATTATAG
- a CDS encoding metallophosphoesterase produces MIIIGGACLLALLLIYMFVEAHKNEVVSSDIYFKDFPSSFGKIRIFFISDIHKREVAASMLSSIKEQVDLVIIGGDLTEKNVPFSRVEENIKKLRAIGPCYFVWGNNDYEVDYRNLDSILLSNGVKILDNTSVTFESSNGDKISLLGVDDIAKERDRLDLAMLDSHEPSFKILVSHNPQIVNQLKLEYNIRLVLSGHTHGGQIRLGKFGPYKRGGIFTYGHTKLLISNGYGTTALPLRLGAPAETHLLTIAHKKVD; encoded by the coding sequence ATGATCATCATAGGAGGAGCTTGTTTGTTAGCACTTCTCCTTATCTACATGTTTGTTGAAGCACATAAAAATGAAGTTGTATCTTCAGACATATATTTTAAGGACTTTCCAAGTAGTTTTGGCAAAATCCGTATCTTTTTCATATCAGATATTCATAAACGTGAAGTGGCTGCTTCAATGCTTAGTTCAATAAAAGAGCAAGTAGATTTAGTTATTATTGGAGGGGATTTAACAGAAAAAAATGTCCCGTTTTCAAGAGTTGAGGAAAATATAAAAAAACTACGAGCAATTGGTCCCTGTTATTTTGTCTGGGGAAATAATGATTATGAAGTAGACTATAGAAATCTTGACTCCATTTTACTGAGCAATGGAGTCAAAATATTAGACAACACTTCGGTTACGTTTGAATCGAGTAATGGTGACAAAATCAGCCTGCTTGGTGTAGATGATATTGCCAAGGAACGAGATCGGTTGGATTTAGCCATGCTTGACTCCCATGAACCCAGTTTTAAAATCTTAGTTAGTCATAATCCGCAAATTGTGAACCAATTAAAGCTCGAGTATAATATTAGGCTCGTTTTGAGCGGACATACTCATGGTGGACAAATCCGACTAGGGAAATTTGGACCATATAAACGCGGGGGAATATTTACATACGGACACACAAAACTTCTTATTAGTAATGGGTATGGAACGACAGCTCTTCCTTTAAGGTTAGGAGCCCCTGCTGAAACACATTTATTAACCATAGCTCATAAAAAAGTAGATTGA
- a CDS encoding CBS domain-containing protein encodes MFVKSIMIANHHSFTVDFNASLSDTLSLLEKHDVDGMPVLQDGKYAGIITRYNIYEEFFNNPQDKQTFLSEKTAGEVATRKDFYLNGEEIFEKTLVNLKDTPLLAVVDDDLTFLGIVTRSDVLEQFESAFGLHRPGVRIAFTSVETEGRIARLAEIAKHYHEKIISLATFDETDKLVRRIVMKVEKNDNMDKFVSKLESAGFRVLDIYED; translated from the coding sequence ATGTTCGTAAAAAGTATTATGATTGCAAATCATCATAGCTTCACTGTTGATTTTAATGCATCGTTGAGTGATACATTAAGCTTGCTGGAAAAGCATGATGTAGATGGTATGCCAGTATTACAGGATGGTAAATATGCCGGTATCATCACAAGATATAATATATATGAAGAATTCTTTAATAATCCTCAGGATAAACAAACATTCTTATCTGAAAAAACAGCTGGTGAAGTAGCAACTCGTAAGGATTTCTATTTAAATGGGGAAGAAATCTTTGAAAAGACGCTAGTAAATCTAAAAGACACACCGCTATTAGCTGTAGTTGATGATGATTTAACATTTTTAGGGATTGTTACTCGTTCAGACGTACTTGAGCAATTTGAAAGTGCATTTGGCTTACATCGACCGGGAGTAAGAATCGCCTTTACTTCTGTTGAAACAGAAGGACGTATTGCAAGGCTTGCTGAAATTGCAAAACATTATCATGAGAAAATTATCTCACTTGCGACTTTTGATGAGACAGATAAACTAGTTAGAAGAATTGTCATGAAGGTAGAAAAGAACGATAACATGGATAAATTTGTTAGCAAATTAGAGAGTGCCGGATTTCGTGTGTTAGATATTTACGAAGATTAG
- a CDS encoding spore coat associated protein CotJA — MFTNYKKWYPYASPFDPCPPITVKTYSTPPNLYLGFQPQGLPQYSPKEALCKGTLWPVFYDPYFSPYEKPVREDV, encoded by the coding sequence ATGTTTACCAATTATAAAAAATGGTATCCGTATGCTAGCCCCTTCGATCCTTGTCCGCCTATAACTGTTAAAACATATTCGACACCACCGAATCTATATTTGGGTTTTCAGCCACAAGGCTTACCACAGTATTCTCCAAAGGAAGCATTATGTAAAGGTACGTTGTGGCCAGTGTTTTATGATCCGTATTTTAGTCCTTATGAAAAACCAGTAAGGGAGGACGTTTAG
- a CDS encoding spore coat protein CotJB, whose protein sequence is MKQLPPEFYSLMEDLQAVDFALVDLTLYLDTHPNDFEAIQQFNHFAKQRGLLKKQIESHFGPLQQYGNSYSGYPWNWDDGPWPWQL, encoded by the coding sequence GTGAAACAGCTCCCACCAGAGTTTTATTCGTTGATGGAAGATTTGCAGGCTGTTGACTTTGCATTAGTAGATTTAACTTTATACTTAGATACTCATCCGAATGATTTTGAAGCGATTCAGCAGTTCAATCATTTCGCAAAACAAAGAGGTCTCTTAAAAAAACAAATTGAATCACACTTTGGCCCTCTTCAACAGTATGGCAATAGTTATTCAGGCTATCCATGGAACTGGGATGACGGTCCTTGGCCATGGCAACTATAA
- a CDS encoding spore coat protein CotJC, whose protein sequence is MWIYEKKLQYPVKVSTCNPMLAKFLVEQYGGADGELAAALRYLNQRYTIPDKVIGLLTDIGTEEFAHLEMIATMIYKLTKDATPEMMKAAGLDAHYANHDSALFYHNAAGVPWTASYIQAKGDPIADLYEDIAAEEKARATYQWIINMSDDPDLNDGLRYLREREIIHSQRFREAVEILKDDQGKKKVF, encoded by the coding sequence ATGTGGATTTATGAAAAGAAACTACAATATCCTGTAAAAGTAAGCACATGTAATCCTATGTTGGCAAAATTCTTAGTTGAACAATATGGTGGTGCAGATGGAGAACTAGCAGCAGCACTCCGCTATTTAAATCAACGATATACGATACCTGATAAGGTAATTGGGTTATTAACAGATATAGGGACGGAAGAGTTTGCACACCTTGAGATGATCGCAACCATGATTTATAAGCTTACAAAAGATGCAACTCCTGAAATGATGAAAGCAGCTGGTCTTGATGCCCATTATGCAAATCACGACAGCGCTCTCTTTTACCACAATGCAGCTGGAGTTCCTTGGACAGCTTCTTATATTCAAGCAAAGGGAGACCCAATTGCAGACCTATATGAAGATATTGCAGCAGAAGAAAAAGCTAGAGCAACCTACCAATGGATTATTAATATGAGTGATGACCCTGATTTAAATGATGGATTGCGATACCTACGCGAACGAGAGATCATACATTCGCAAAGATTCCGTGAAGCAGTAGAAATATTGAAGGATGATCAAGGCAAGAAGAAAGTATTTTAA
- a CDS encoding DUF2663 family protein, whose amino-acid sequence MEQFIKDFGDHTDEPTKIMLQNVYNHKKKFDKFKQKLILCTWGSLGSFLLLFFYMNYFIIKPNAASAEKIFLVIVQDGFLFFLIGILIFLSGLGTYYKKKKDKHEKEYQELRKEIVSKAPLQWRYPFDWEKRNEVFSKMKEMKDINLYHENK is encoded by the coding sequence GTGGAACAATTTATTAAAGATTTTGGTGATCATACCGATGAGCCTACAAAAATTATGTTGCAAAATGTTTATAATCATAAAAAGAAATTTGATAAATTTAAGCAAAAGTTAATCCTTTGTACATGGGGATCTTTAGGTTCATTTCTGTTATTGTTTTTCTACATGAATTATTTCATTATTAAACCAAATGCAGCGAGTGCAGAGAAAATCTTTTTGGTAATTGTTCAGGATGGTTTTTTATTTTTTCTAATTGGGATATTAATTTTCCTTAGTGGACTCGGTACATATTATAAAAAGAAGAAAGATAAGCATGAAAAAGAGTACCAAGAGCTCCGAAAAGAAATTGTAAGTAAAGCACCACTACAATGGAGGTATCCATTTGATTGGGAAAAAAGAAATGAAGTGTTCTCTAAGATGAAGGAAATGAAAGATATCAACCTGTATCACGAAAATAAATAA
- a CDS encoding LysM peptidoglycan-binding domain-containing protein, with translation MPDSRNSDDQAQQLREKMKTSMNPETTDLDVLELPPRSKIHKAKEGKTKKVKFKFPLVRFLAFIFVLLPIAILVYTFYISSEGKEVKEIPKVKEQPSYKENISLQHKNNETTLQQGIKGDSKVAKEEEYKTKFHTVQPDDTLYTISQHYYSSREGEALIKEWNDLETNELTDGQVLKIPIKYPD, from the coding sequence ATGCCTGATTCAAGGAATTCAGATGATCAAGCACAGCAGCTAAGAGAAAAGATGAAAACAAGTATGAATCCCGAAACGACAGACTTAGATGTTTTGGAACTTCCTCCAAGAAGCAAAATTCATAAAGCAAAAGAAGGGAAGACGAAGAAAGTAAAATTTAAATTCCCTCTCGTACGATTTCTTGCCTTTATATTTGTGTTATTACCGATTGCCATTTTAGTGTATACGTTTTATATAAGTAGTGAAGGAAAAGAAGTGAAAGAGATACCAAAGGTGAAGGAGCAACCTTCCTATAAGGAGAACATCTCTCTTCAACATAAAAATAATGAAACAACGCTACAACAGGGGATAAAAGGGGATTCTAAGGTAGCGAAGGAAGAAGAATATAAAACAAAATTTCATACGGTTCAACCCGATGATACTCTATACACCATTTCACAGCATTATTATAGCAGTCGTGAAGGGGAAGCACTTATTAAAGAGTGGAATGACTTGGAAACAAATGAATTGACAGATGGACAAGTGTTAAAAATACCGATTAAATATCCCGATTAA
- a CDS encoding CPBP family intramembrane metalloprotease, translated as MKNQADIVKQLSDRELLFHLYVTQLLLLVSSAVLSLFLFDDVQSFQAIWKFTIRDILYYGGLTGIAVVIVDFIFMKFLPEHLFDDGGINEKVFQHRSYIHIFFLSWVIAISEEWLFRGVIQTHFGLIFASLIFAVLHVRYLRKWFLFIIVMSLSFLLGIVYEYTESLWVTIFAHFLIDFIFGVKIRVDYSRQQKG; from the coding sequence ATGAAAAATCAAGCTGACATTGTGAAGCAACTGTCTGACCGGGAGTTGCTTTTCCACCTGTATGTCACACAGCTATTATTACTAGTATCTTCTGCTGTGTTAAGTTTATTTTTATTCGACGATGTCCAGTCCTTTCAGGCAATATGGAAGTTTACGATACGTGACATATTATACTACGGAGGACTCACAGGGATAGCAGTCGTTATAGTCGATTTTATCTTTATGAAATTCTTACCGGAGCATTTATTTGATGACGGAGGTATTAACGAAAAGGTTTTTCAACATCGTTCTTATATTCATATTTTTTTCTTGTCATGGGTTATCGCAATATCAGAAGAATGGTTATTTCGAGGAGTTATTCAAACCCACTTCGGTCTTATCTTTGCCAGCCTTATTTTTGCGGTTTTACATGTACGATATTTAAGAAAATGGTTTCTATTTATCATTGTGATGTCACTAAGCTTTTTATTAGGGATCGTATATGAATATACAGAGAGTCTTTGGGTAACAATTTTTGCGCATTTTTTAATTGATTTTATTTTTGGGGTTAAAATACGAGTAGATTATTCACGGCAACAAAAGGGGTGA
- a CDS encoding ATP-dependent DNA helicase RecQ, with the protein MQLEQLLFIQFGFTTFREGQKEIIEAVIEKRNVVAMLPTGAGKSLCYTLPGYVVEGSVVIVSPLLSLMEDQVQQLQMIGEKRVIAINSFLSYEERMTTLHSLGRYKYIFVSPEILQSPFLMKQLQKIKISLFVIDEAHCISQWGHEFRTDYLKLCEVITQLSTPPVLALTATATTNVLHDIVASLELEDVSFHLHSIDRPNIAIHVDKLGNIEEKKNKLLEWIHTLQGPGIIYFSSRKWTEHISSFLKDNGIDGVSYYHGGMEANERILIQQQFLNDQIQLICCTNAFGMGVNKPNVRYVIHFHYPGNMESYLQEIGRAGRDGERSIAILLTSPADEEIPLALIEQEFPAMDEIEHLLHLLNEQYVKNLTLNEEYILSHSTLTETQWKFVKYQLEVNGWIEGNLIKRRLEVDTILASIETVIKTRLLYKRTKLGEMHRWLASTTCRREAYLSIFNESAGKSVEQCCDICTISYDNYTQSTSYKDEKQAKDWKSELQLIFKVGGHHEKSS; encoded by the coding sequence ATGCAACTTGAACAACTATTATTCATACAGTTTGGTTTTACCACCTTTCGAGAAGGTCAAAAAGAAATTATTGAAGCAGTTATTGAGAAAAGGAATGTTGTTGCCATGCTGCCAACAGGGGCAGGGAAGTCACTTTGCTACACCCTTCCAGGCTATGTAGTAGAAGGAAGTGTAGTAATCGTTTCTCCATTATTATCACTAATGGAGGATCAAGTACAGCAACTACAAATGATAGGTGAGAAAAGGGTTATTGCCATCAACAGTTTCTTGAGTTATGAAGAGCGCATGACTACACTTCATTCCCTTGGAAGGTATAAATATATCTTTGTATCTCCAGAGATTCTGCAGAGTCCTTTCTTGATGAAACAACTACAAAAGATTAAAATCTCACTATTTGTTATTGATGAAGCGCATTGTATATCTCAATGGGGACATGAGTTTAGGACAGATTATTTAAAGCTTTGTGAGGTAATTACACAACTAAGTACCCCCCCAGTGCTCGCATTAACTGCTACCGCCACAACTAACGTCTTACACGATATTGTCGCTTCATTAGAGCTCGAAGATGTTTCGTTTCATTTACATTCAATCGATCGACCTAATATTGCGATTCATGTTGATAAGCTCGGCAACATTGAGGAAAAGAAAAATAAACTTCTGGAGTGGATCCATACACTGCAAGGACCAGGAATCATTTATTTCTCCAGTAGGAAGTGGACAGAGCATATTAGTTCGTTCTTAAAGGATAATGGAATAGATGGAGTGTCTTATTATCATGGTGGGATGGAAGCGAATGAAAGAATACTCATACAACAGCAATTTCTTAATGACCAAATTCAATTAATTTGCTGTACAAATGCTTTCGGAATGGGCGTGAATAAACCGAATGTTAGATATGTGATTCACTTTCATTATCCGGGTAATATGGAATCGTATCTTCAGGAAATCGGTCGTGCTGGCAGGGATGGAGAAAGGAGTATTGCCATTCTGTTAACAAGTCCAGCTGATGAAGAAATACCTCTAGCACTTATCGAACAGGAATTCCCTGCAATGGATGAGATAGAACATTTACTGCATTTACTAAATGAACAATACGTCAAAAATCTTACGTTGAATGAGGAGTATATTCTCTCCCATTCAACCCTGACTGAAACACAATGGAAATTTGTCAAATATCAGTTAGAAGTAAACGGATGGATAGAAGGAAATCTTATTAAGCGTAGGCTTGAGGTTGATACCATACTTGCATCCATTGAAACGGTTATAAAGACTAGACTACTATACAAAAGAACAAAGCTAGGTGAAATGCATAGATGGTTAGCGTCAACTACTTGTAGAAGAGAGGCTTATCTTTCCATCTTTAATGAATCAGCCGGAAAGTCTGTAGAGCAATGTTGTGACATATGTACGATTTCATATGATAACTATACTCAATCCACATCTTATAAAGATGAAAAACAAGCAAAGGATTGGAAGAGTGAATTACAATTAATCTTTAAAGTAGGTGGACATCATGAAAAATCAAGCTGA
- a CDS encoding recombinase RecQ has product MKRSIQVNYFPLVILYCINKLKGERSISSIYHLLKGKRSAQTIQDAKLYQLFQLFGVFPLLNRNELDVQISILMKKHAIEHNAENSFIITERGKELLTAFSLPSSLNGWKYSQETSNFWGRLSLLVQVLSNLMNHEVRYIPISKDINQLQWVKAFINSVSLTRNELAQNLYNELEDMLEQVDELRASIFVSKLTGHKRIGSTNDQVSEHFSLSVAEIMILFTSTIHHLLALTEVEKNKYPLLSRINGNKTNTLSITRSTEKTREILNQGYSIEEIAIIRQLKKNTIEDHIVEIALADEYFDITPYITKNTYAQIEECIMKLRTNQLKLIKDNLTIPVSYFEIRLVLTKVGGIYAT; this is encoded by the coding sequence ATGAAAAGGAGTATTCAAGTGAACTACTTTCCGTTAGTTATTTTATACTGTATAAATAAATTAAAAGGAGAGCGAAGTATCTCCTCGATTTATCATCTCCTAAAAGGAAAAAGATCTGCACAAACGATTCAGGATGCAAAGCTGTATCAACTATTTCAGTTGTTTGGTGTTTTTCCTTTACTGAATAGAAATGAACTTGATGTACAAATATCCATACTTATGAAGAAACATGCCATAGAACATAACGCAGAAAACAGCTTTATCATCACAGAGAGGGGGAAAGAGCTACTGACTGCTTTTTCACTTCCTTCTTCACTTAACGGATGGAAATACTCACAAGAGACTTCTAATTTCTGGGGAAGATTATCACTTCTTGTTCAAGTACTGTCCAATCTTATGAACCATGAGGTGCGTTATATTCCCATTTCAAAAGACATAAATCAGCTACAATGGGTAAAAGCGTTTATCAATTCTGTGTCCCTCACGAGAAATGAGCTTGCTCAAAATTTATATAATGAGCTAGAGGATATGTTAGAACAAGTAGATGAATTAAGGGCAAGTATATTTGTTTCAAAGTTGACTGGCCATAAGCGCATAGGAAGTACGAATGACCAAGTGAGTGAACACTTTTCGTTAAGTGTAGCTGAAATCATGATATTGTTCACATCAACGATTCATCATCTATTAGCTTTAACAGAAGTAGAGAAAAATAAGTATCCATTGTTATCTAGGATAAACGGAAATAAAACGAATACATTATCGATTACTCGATCAACTGAAAAAACACGAGAGATATTGAATCAAGGTTACAGCATTGAAGAGATTGCGATCATACGTCAGTTAAAGAAAAATACAATCGAGGACCATATTGTGGAAATCGCTTTAGCTGATGAATATTTTGATATAACTCCCTATATCACGAAAAATACGTATGCGCAAATTGAAGAGTGCATTATGAAGTTGAGGACAAACCAGCTTAAATTGATTAAGGATAATTTGACGATTCCTGTTAGTTATTTTGAAATTCGATTAGTGTTGACGAAAGTAGGTGGTATATATGCAACTTGA
- a CDS encoding ferredoxin, producing the protein MAKYTIVDKETCIACGACGAAAPDIYDYDDEGIAFVTLDDNAGIVEIPDVLVEDMMDAFEGCPTDSIKVADEPFDGDALKFE; encoded by the coding sequence ATGGCAAAGTATACTATCGTAGATAAGGAAACATGTATCGCATGTGGAGCATGTGGAGCAGCAGCACCAGATATTTATGATTATGATGATGAAGGCATTGCATTCGTAACATTAGACGATAATGCTGGTATCGTTGAAATTCCGGATGTTTTAGTTGAAGATATGATGGATGCATTTGAAGGTTGTCCAACAGACTCAATTAAAGTTGCAGATGAGCCATTTGATGGTGACGCTTTAAAGTTTGAATAG
- a CDS encoding peptidoglycan DD-metalloendopeptidase family protein, whose product MLDLTRRLLIVLIMGFCIACMFLSVKTVKAESTSEHRLTETKEWVWPIEEGEISDHFGSRHGKHDGIDVAAPTGTPTFSVDEGTVTKSYYSSSYGHVIFVMHLNGFETVYAHLNKRLVNEGDMVTKGQMIGEVGNTGRSRGAHLHFEVHHGEWNIKKTNAVDPLHALDVSVFIGEDQEENVLAEKKQEVKLAALEKIYMEQKVSDLKLMDDSTDKLLSSSVIVASEQQQEDDEKKEEIEENSNDEVLLIVEENMTLWGIANQLHVPIESIKEWNQLQSDIIQTGQKLIIYTNQENVYVVQPGDTLKKIESETGISIEK is encoded by the coding sequence ATGCTAGATTTAACAAGACGTCTACTAATTGTGCTAATTATGGGATTTTGTATTGCGTGTATGTTTTTAAGTGTGAAAACAGTTAAAGCAGAATCAACTTCTGAACATAGATTAACAGAAACAAAAGAATGGGTATGGCCAATTGAAGAAGGAGAGATTAGTGATCATTTTGGGTCAAGACATGGGAAACATGATGGGATAGATGTTGCCGCACCGACTGGTACTCCTACATTTTCAGTTGATGAGGGTACCGTAACGAAGTCTTATTATTCATCATCATATGGACATGTTATTTTTGTCATGCATCTAAATGGATTTGAGACAGTGTATGCCCATTTAAACAAGCGTCTAGTAAATGAAGGTGACATGGTAACGAAAGGTCAAATGATTGGAGAAGTCGGTAATACGGGTAGATCAAGAGGTGCTCACTTGCATTTTGAAGTTCATCATGGAGAATGGAATATTAAAAAGACGAACGCTGTCGATCCACTTCATGCTCTCGATGTATCGGTATTTATCGGCGAAGATCAAGAAGAAAATGTACTCGCTGAAAAGAAACAGGAAGTGAAACTGGCTGCTCTAGAGAAAATATACATGGAACAAAAAGTCTCTGACTTGAAATTGATGGATGATTCAACTGATAAATTACTTTCAAGTTCTGTCATCGTTGCTAGTGAACAACAACAAGAAGATGATGAGAAAAAGGAAGAGATAGAAGAGAATAGTAATGATGAAGTTTTACTTATAGTAGAAGAAAATATGACACTATGGGGAATAGCGAATCAATTACATGTACCAATTGAGTCCATAAAAGAATGGAATCAATTACAATCAGATATCATTCAAACAGGCCAAAAGCTCATTATTTATACAAACCAGGAAAATGTGTATGTTGTCCAACCAGGTGATACACTCAAAAAAATTGAATCCGAAACCGGTATATCAATTGAAAAATAA
- the sigX gene encoding RNA polymerase sigma factor SigX — translation MNTVFQELYDKYHQDLFQFLYYMVRNREQAEDLVQEVYIKVLKAYDRFEGKSSEKTWLFSIARHVAIDHFRKQKGWKQRLIETFDWSSAQVKDQQPLPEEITLQNEEIKHMYQCLDQVTVDQRAVILLRYMQSLSITETAEALGWTESKVKTTQHRALKQLKTHMEEQMAKEGSTDEKIRVER, via the coding sequence ATGAACACCGTATTTCAGGAGCTTTATGATAAGTATCATCAAGATTTATTTCAGTTCCTATACTACATGGTCCGAAATCGTGAACAAGCCGAGGATTTAGTACAAGAGGTGTATATTAAAGTGCTAAAAGCCTATGATCGATTTGAGGGGAAAAGTAGTGAAAAAACATGGCTCTTTTCCATTGCACGACATGTTGCGATTGACCATTTTCGTAAACAAAAGGGATGGAAGCAACGTTTAATAGAGACGTTTGATTGGTCTTCAGCACAAGTAAAGGACCAACAACCCTTACCTGAAGAGATTACATTACAGAATGAAGAAATAAAGCACATGTATCAGTGTCTAGATCAAGTCACTGTAGATCAAAGAGCAGTTATTTTATTGAGGTACATGCAATCGCTCTCCATAACAGAAACTGCCGAAGCATTAGGGTGGACAGAAAGTAAAGTGAAGACAACACAACATAGAGCACTAAAACAACTTAAAACACATATGGAGGAACAAATGGCAAAGGAGGGGAGTACAGATGAAAAAATCAGAGTGGAACGATAA